GGCGTCGGGTGGCTCAGCGTAGAGCTCCAGCACGTCCTCCATTCGGGCGATGTACTCGGCGTCCACTTTCGGAATGCACCACATGCGCTGCTGCCAGGGCTTGAGTTCGCTCTCCTCCAGCCGTCGTCGGACTGTTTCCCGCGACAGCTCCGCGTGCTCGGTCAGCCGCACCAGCTCATCGGCCAGCAACTGGAGCGTCCACCGCGCACGCCCCTTCGGTGGACTCGAGCAGGCGGTGGCTACCAGCAGCGCCTCCTGCTTGCCCGTCGGCTTGCGAGAGGCCCCGGGCCGCTGCCTCTCGTGCAGGGCGTGCTCCACGCCTCCTTCCACAAACCGCCGCTTGACTCGGTACACCGTCGAGGCGCCCACCCGGACGCTCCTGGCAATCTGCTCGTCGGTGACTCCGGTATGGGCTGCCAGCAGAATCTGCGCACGCTTGACGCGGCGCACCCGCCCCGTGCCACCGCTCACCAGGGCCTCCAACTCCGACTTCTCCTCGGCGGCCAGGGTGACGAGGTAACGTACATTCATGCGCTCCGACTCCGTGAAAGGGGAGTCGGACTACCTCGCTGCCGCCGTGTCGATTCCCTCCGCAACTCCGCCCTTCACAGAGCTTCAAGGCCAATACCTGGCCTTCATCTACGCGTACACGAAGCTCAACAGGCGCTTTCCTGCGGAGGCCGACATGCAGCGCTATTTCGGCACCACTCCGCCCACCGTCCACCGCATGGTGCTTGAGCTTGAGCGCCGAGGGCTCATCCGGCGCAGCGCCGGACAGGCCCGCAGCATTGAACTGCTGCTGGCCCCGGAACTTCTGCCCGTCCTCCGCTGAGCAGGTCCAAGGCCAATCGGTCAAAACCTCTGTGCCGAGGTACTAGGGGGCTCTTGAAAGAGCTCAGAACGCCGCGTCGAACACGACGTCCGTCGCCGCGCCCACACCCACGGCGACCTGGTACGAGGACACGCGGCGCTCGAAGAAGTTGGTGAGCTCCTGCACGTCCTGCAGGTCCATGAAGTGCAGCGGGTTCTTCGTCCGGAAGATGGGCGCCATGCCCAGCATCTGCAGGCGCTGGTCCGCCGTGTACTCCAGGTAGCCGCGCATCTCCTGCACGGACAGCCCCATGACGCCGCCGCTCAGCAGGTCCTGCGCGAACTGCGTCTCGCACTCCACCGCGTCGCGCATCATCGCCACCACGTCGCGCTCCATCTGCGCGTCGAAGAGGTCCGGCTCCTCCTTGCGCACCACCTGGATGGTCTCGAACGCGAAGCCCATGTGCGCGCTCTCGTCCCGGAACACCCAGTTCGTCCCCGCCGCCAGGCCGTTCAGCAGGCCCTTGCTGCGCAGGAAGTACACGTAGGCGAAGGCCGCGAAGAAGAAGAGCCCCTCGATGCAGCCCGCGAAGCAGATGAGGTTCAGCAGGAACTGCCGCCGCTCCGCCTTCGTCCGCAGCTGGTCCAGCCCCTGGATGCTGTCCATCCACTTCATGCAGAAGCGCGCCTTGCGCTGGATGGAGGGGATGTTGTCGATGGCGGCAAACGCCTTCGCCCGCTCCGCCGGGTCCGGCACGTACGTGTCCAGCAGCGTCAGGTAGAACTGGACGTGCAGCGCCTCCTCGTACAGCTGCCGCGACAGGTACATCCGCGCTTCGGGGGCGTTGATGTGCTTGTAGAGGTTCAGCACCAGGTTGTTGCCGACGATGCTGTCACCCGTCGCGAAGAACGCCACCAGCCGGTGGATGAGGTGCCGCTCCGCGTCCGTCATCTTCGACCGCAGGTCCACCAGGTCCGTGGAGAAGTCCACCTCCTCCACCGTCCACGTGTTCTTGATGGCATTCCGGTACATCTCGAAGAAGGCCGGGTACGCCATCGGGCGCAGCGTCAGGTTCAGTCCAGGGTTCAGCAGCATTGCTTCGGTGCTCCTTGCGCTGCGCGCGCGGGTTCTCGGCCTTCTCGAAACGTCTCTACGACTTCAGCGCCACGGGCCTACTGGCAGGCCTCGCACGCCTCGGGGTTCTCCAGCGAGCAGGCGACCGCCTCGGCCTCCGTCACTTCCGCCTTGGCCATCATCGGGGCAGGGGCCGCCGGCATCGACGTGCCCGTGCCCGCGCCGCTCACCGTGGCCTTCGCAATCCGCGTGGCCGGGCGCGAGCGCAGGTAGTAGGTCGTCTTCAGCCCCTTCTGCCATGCGTAGAAGTACATCGAGGAGAGCTTGCCGATGTTCGGCGTCTCCACGAACAGGTTGAGCGACTGGCTCTGGTCGATGAAGGCCCCGCGGTCCGCGCCCATGTCGATGAGCGAGCGCATCGGAATCTCCCAGGCCGTGCGGTAGATGGCCCGCAGGTTCTCCGGCAGCTCGGTGATGTCCTGCACGCTGCCCTCCGCCATCTTGATGCGGTTGCGGACGTTCTCGTTCCACAGCCCCAGCGTCTGGAGGTCACGCACCAGGTAGCGGTTCACCTGGAGGAAGTCGCCCGACAGCGTCTCGCGCTTGAACAGGTTGGACACCTGCGGCTCGATGCACTCGTAGCAGCCGACGATGGAGGCAATCGTCGCCGTGGGCGCAATCGCAATCATCAGCGAGTTGCGCAGGCCGTGCTTCATGATGCGCTGGCGCAGCGCGTCCCAGCGGGCCGTGTCCGCCGGCACCACGCCCCAGCTGTCGAACTGCAGCTCGCCCTTCGCCGCCCGCGTCTCCGGGAAGGAGGGGTGCGCGCCGAACTGCTCGGCCAGCTCGCACGAGGTGTTCAGCGCCGCGTAGTAGATCTCCTCCGAAATCTGCCTGGACAGCGCCCGCGCCTCCGGGGAGTCGAACGGCATCCGGAGCTGGAAGAACACGTCCTGCAGGCCCATCAGCCCCAGGCCCACCGGGCGCCAGCGGCGGTTGGAGTCCGCGGCCGTGGGGATGGGGTAGTAGTTGAGGTCGATGACCCGGTCCAACTGCTTCAGCGCGAGGTGCGCGTTGGCCCGCAGGCGGTCGAAGTCGAACTTCCCGTCCACCACCATCCGGCCCAGGTTCAGCGAGCCCAGGTTGCACACCGCCGTCTCACCCTGGCTCGTCACCTCCAGGATTTCGGTGCACAGGTTGGACAGGTGGATGACGTTGCCAGGCTTGCCCGTCTGGTTGCTCTTGCGGTTGCTGATGTCCTTGAAGGTCATCCAGCCGTTGCCCGTCTGCGCCAGCACCTTCATCATCCGGGCATACAGGTCACGCGCCTTCACCTTGCGCATGGCCAGGCCCTTCTCCTCCGCCTCGGCGTAGGCCTTCTCGAAGGCGTCGCCGTACAGGTCCGTCAGGTGGGGGACGACCTTCGGGTCGAACAGGCTCCAGTCGGCGTCCGCCTCCACGCGCTTCATGAAGAGGTCCGACACCCAGTTGGCCAGGTTCAGGTTGTGCGTGCGGCGCGCGTCGTCGCCGGTGTTCTCACGCAGCTCGAGGAAGTCCTCGATGTCCGCGTGCCACGTCTCCAGATACACGCAGCACGCGCCCTTGCGCTTGCCGCCCTGGTTCACCGCGGCGACGGAGGCGTCCAGCGTCTTCAGCCAGGGGACGATGCCGTTGGAGTGGCCGTTGGTGGAGCGGATGAGCGAGCCACGCGCGCGCACCCGGTGGTACGCCACGCCGATGCCGCCGGAGAACTTCGACAGCATCGCGATGTCCGAGTACTTCTTGTAGATGGCGTCCAGCTCGTCCGCGGGCGAGTCCAGCAGGAAGCAGCTGGAGAGCTGCTCGTGGCGCGTGCCCGAGTTGAACAGGGTGGGCGAGCTGGGCATGTACTCCAGCGAGCTGAACAGCCGGTACAGCTCGATGGCCTCACGCGCGTTGTCGCCGCTGAGCGCGCACGCCACGCGCAGGAAGAACTCCTGCGGCGTCTCCAGGACCTCGCGCGTCTGCGGGTTCTTCAGGAGGTAGCGGTCATAGACGGTGCGCAGGCCGAAGTACTCGAACAGGTCGTTGCGCGACGGGTCGATGGCGGCGTTGAGCTTGCGCGCGTTGGCCTGGACGAACTGCAGCAGCCGGTCCGCGATGAGGCCGTGCTTGTGGCCGGCGGCGATGGACTGGCTGAAGGAGTGGATCTCCTGGTTGCTGACCTCCTTCTGGATGAAGGCTGCCAGCAGGCGCGCGGAGAGGCGGCCGTACTCGGGCTCCTCGGCGATGAGGGCCGCGGCGGTCTGGATGGACAGCCCGTCCAGCTCGCGCGTGGTGGCGCCGTCATAGAGGCCGGAGATGGTCTTCGTGGCCACCCGCATCACGTCCACGCGGGGCAGGCCCACGCAGGAGCGACCCACGGCGCGGACAATCTTGTTGAGGTCCACCGGCTCCGTGGTGCCGTTGCGCTTGCGCACCTTCATGCTGGTGGAGGTGAAGTCGCCGGACGTGGGCTCCGCGGCGGCCGGAGCCGTCGCCACCGGCGCGGCACTCACGGTCGGTACCGGGTGGCCATTGGTGGTGGGCGGCACGGACATGTTGGCGGCGGCGGGCTTCACGGGCGTTTCGAAGTTCACGAGCGGCTCACTCCGGACAAAGGCGCGGCCTCGGGCAGACACGGAGGTCTGCCCCGGGGGGACGGCTCCCCAGGTCACGCTACTGGAAAGATGTTCAGGGTGGGACCCGTCCTGAAGGGGACGGGTCTACGGTCTTGCTACGGCCGGTCGACAGGGGTGAGTTATGAGGCAGCTGCTAGCTGTGCGCAAGAATCCCACAACCCCTCCTCAGCCCCACGTCACGGCGACGTCTCCGGTGGGGCACCGTCGACCGGCCACAAGCTATGGGGGGGTACCCGACCTGTCAACGCGAGATCTAGTGCTTGGGTGGGCTCGATCATTGCAATCTATGATCGATCTCCAACACCTTCGGTCACGTTCTCCTCACAACAGTCGGTGAGGCGCACAGCGACGCAATGTATGGGCCTCCTGGAATCCAACCTGGGCGGCCAGAAATGGGCCCGAATCAGGGGGTAGCGCCCGCGTCCTGGGCGGACGGAACCGGCGGAGTCGGCGGGGTTCCTTCGGGAGGCGCCGTTGTAGGTGCGGGTGGGGGCACCGGCGTCTCCGGGGCGGGCTGGGGCTCGGCCTGGGGACCGCTCAGGGTGTGGACGGCGCGGCGGAGGGCTTCCTCCAACTCCCGGGCGGAAGGGGAGACGGTGGAGAGCATCTGGTTGGCGCTGCGGGCGTGGCGGCTCTCGCTCTCCGCGGCGAGCTTGAGCTGGGCGAGGGCGTCGCTGACGAGGCGGCGGGCATCCTCCAGCTTCTGGCGGGCCTGGTAGTAGGCGACGTCCGTCATGAGCTTCTGGAGCGTCAGGCGCTGCTCCTCGGTGATGCCGGAGAGCTTCTCCGCGCGGCGGAGGTAATAGAGGCCCTGGTCCACCCGGGCCGGCTCGTCCGAAGCGATGCGGGGGCGCGCCAGGGCCTCCAGGAGGGGGAAGAGGGCGCGGTCCAGCTCGTCCCGCTCGGTGAACTTCTGGAGGACGAGGTTGGAGACGTCCTGGCCCTCCACCGGGATGGGGGCATAGGCGTCCGCCAGCCTCGGGTCGCCGGGGCGGTAGGGCACGGAGCCCATGGGGGCGCTGCGGCCCTTCATCACCGCGAGCTGCCCGTCCATCAGGGCCAGGGTGAAGGTGCGCGCGTTGAGCTGGGAGAGGAGGAACACCACCGCCCCGCCCAGGCCGAGGATGAGGAGGAAGACGATCATCCGGGTGAAGGTGCGCTTCGCCCGGTACCCGAAACCCTGTTGTCCCGCTGCGTTCATGTCGCCTGCCCTCCTGACGTCCAGGCGCGAGGCCGATTTCCGGCCCTGGCGCTTAACTTGGGGCGCGGACGCCCACGGCTATACTCCTACTCCCGAACACACCCATGCATCACACATTCCGCCGCATGGGGCCCAGTGAACTGCTGCCCCGATACATCTTCGCGGAGAGCCTCTTCGCCCGTCGCCGGGTGCTGGAAGTCGACGCCGTGGCCTCCACGGGCGGCGAGAGCGCGCGCTTCCTGGTGGAACGCGGCGCCCGCGCGGTGGTGTCCTGCGACGCCGACCTGACGGCGGTGGCCGCGGCGCAGAAGGCCCACGGCGGCCCGGCGCTGCGCTTCCGCGCCAACGTCTACGACGACTTCGAGTCCGGCAGCTTCGACGTGGTGCTGGTCGCGGACCTGGCGCCCTACGTGAAGGCGCCCGAGCTGATGGCCGAGCTGGCGCGACTGGTGGCGAAGCAGGGCTTCCTCGTGGGGGGCCTTCGCAACGGGGCCGGCCTGGCGCTGCCGCAGCTGCTGGAGGCGGAGGAGTCCGTGCCGCCCACCTACGGGCTGCTGCTGGACGCGCTGTCCGCGCACTTCCCTCATGTGGAGGTGGCCACGCAGTCGCCGGTGCTGGG
Above is a window of Pyxidicoccus xibeiensis DNA encoding:
- a CDS encoding LexA family protein, whose translation is MRSDSVKGESDYLAAAVSIPSATPPFTELQGQYLAFIYAYTKLNRRFPAEADMQRYFGTTPPTVHRMVLELERRGLIRRSAGQARSIELLLAPELLPVLR
- a CDS encoding ribonucleotide-diphosphate reductase subunit beta, yielding MLLNPGLNLTLRPMAYPAFFEMYRNAIKNTWTVEEVDFSTDLVDLRSKMTDAERHLIHRLVAFFATGDSIVGNNLVLNLYKHINAPEARMYLSRQLYEEALHVQFYLTLLDTYVPDPAERAKAFAAIDNIPSIQRKARFCMKWMDSIQGLDQLRTKAERRQFLLNLICFAGCIEGLFFFAAFAYVYFLRSKGLLNGLAAGTNWVFRDESAHMGFAFETIQVVRKEEPDLFDAQMERDVVAMMRDAVECETQFAQDLLSGGVMGLSVQEMRGYLEYTADQRLQMLGMAPIFRTKNPLHFMDLQDVQELTNFFERRVSSYQVAVGVGAATDVVFDAAF
- a CDS encoding ribonucleoside-diphosphate reductase subunit alpha — protein: MNFETPVKPAAANMSVPPTTNGHPVPTVSAAPVATAPAAAEPTSGDFTSTSMKVRKRNGTTEPVDLNKIVRAVGRSCVGLPRVDVMRVATKTISGLYDGATTRELDGLSIQTAAALIAEEPEYGRLSARLLAAFIQKEVSNQEIHSFSQSIAAGHKHGLIADRLLQFVQANARKLNAAIDPSRNDLFEYFGLRTVYDRYLLKNPQTREVLETPQEFFLRVACALSGDNAREAIELYRLFSSLEYMPSSPTLFNSGTRHEQLSSCFLLDSPADELDAIYKKYSDIAMLSKFSGGIGVAYHRVRARGSLIRSTNGHSNGIVPWLKTLDASVAAVNQGGKRKGACCVYLETWHADIEDFLELRENTGDDARRTHNLNLANWVSDLFMKRVEADADWSLFDPKVVPHLTDLYGDAFEKAYAEAEEKGLAMRKVKARDLYARMMKVLAQTGNGWMTFKDISNRKSNQTGKPGNVIHLSNLCTEILEVTSQGETAVCNLGSLNLGRMVVDGKFDFDRLRANAHLALKQLDRVIDLNYYPIPTAADSNRRWRPVGLGLMGLQDVFFQLRMPFDSPEARALSRQISEEIYYAALNTSCELAEQFGAHPSFPETRAAKGELQFDSWGVVPADTARWDALRQRIMKHGLRNSLMIAIAPTATIASIVGCYECIEPQVSNLFKRETLSGDFLQVNRYLVRDLQTLGLWNENVRNRIKMAEGSVQDITELPENLRAIYRTAWEIPMRSLIDMGADRGAFIDQSQSLNLFVETPNIGKLSSMYFYAWQKGLKTTYYLRSRPATRIAKATVSGAGTGTSMPAAPAPMMAKAEVTEAEAVACSLENPEACEACQ
- a CDS encoding IF-2 protein; amino-acid sequence: MNAAGQQGFGYRAKRTFTRMIVFLLILGLGGAVVFLLSQLNARTFTLALMDGQLAVMKGRSAPMGSVPYRPGDPRLADAYAPIPVEGQDVSNLVLQKFTERDELDRALFPLLEALARPRIASDEPARVDQGLYYLRRAEKLSGITEEQRLTLQKLMTDVAYYQARQKLEDARRLVSDALAQLKLAAESESRHARSANQMLSTVSPSARELEEALRRAVHTLSGPQAEPQPAPETPVPPPAPTTAPPEGTPPTPPVPSAQDAGATP